ATCCAGTTGGGATGCAGCCAACGATGCGGCTGGACCATGGGACCGTGACCACCCGGTGACGGTGGCGATGATTCAGGCTTTGATTCCGTTGGGCTTGAAGGCAGTCGAGGAGGCGCTACTGGGGGAAGTGGAGCAGTTGGCGGCGCCGCGCTGGGGGGATGCCGCATCCGGCGGTGGTGCGCTGGGGCGCGCAACGAGGGTCGGTGTACCTCGCCGATCAGAAGCTGGCGATCGCGGTATCGCGCGTGCAGGATCCGGCGGCGGCACGCGAGGTACCCCTCACCACGTACGCCGCGCTCCAGCAGCCGCGCGCGCACGATGTCGGGCTCTTCGCCGTGTGTTAGGCAGGATCTCGTGTCGGGAGCGCTACGCGCGCGCGTTAGTGAATCTCATTCAAGTCTTGCCCAAGGACACCACGATCGCGATGACGCCGGACACCACCTATACGCAGTTTCAGATTGACTTGTCTAGGAACCCAGAGTGACGGCTGCTCAGGCGTTCAACATTTCGTGGGCTGCGAATTACGCTGCAGGTATGCTGGCCTCAAACGCTACATACATACGCTCGAATTTTCCGACTTTCACCGCGTCTCAGCAATTACAAGCGACTGCCGCCTCGTACAATTTTGGAGTTGGAAATATTAGTGGAGACCCCAACACTATTGACCAAGGATCAACCAACAACAATTACGGGAGCAACGTAGTTGGGCTGATGTCTTGTTTCTAACAAGGGGAGAATTATGGCGAGCCTTGCAAAGATAGCTGTGATTTTCTTGCTCTGGGCCACTCAAACGATGTTGGCCGGCGCGGCGCACGCACAAGGTGTCGACGACCGATCTCTCAAGACTTTCCTGCGAAGTTATCTTGAACGACTAGAAGACAAGTCAACACGCTACTCGGCATCGCCCGTGACATTTGATGCAGAGGGCCGTGACATCCTTGTCTATGTTACTGGCCGGTCGTGGTGCGGAAGCGCTGGGTGCATGGCGCTCCTTCTCCGGCCTAACGACGACTCGTTTAAAGTCATTACTAGGTTTACTCTCGTCAGGCTTCCGATCATGGTCTTGCCTTCTAAAACAAACGGATGGCACGATCTCGCTTTGTCAGTAGCAGGCGGCGGAGTCTTGCCTGGTCGGATGGCGATCTTGAAATTTGATGGGCATACGTACCCTAACAATCCTTCGATGGCGCCGAAGTTGGCGACCGATCTGGCCGGTGCAGGCACTAAGGTTCCGCTAAGCGAGCATGGTAGCCTTGTCTATTAGCAAGTTTGCTCCGAAGGCTATCCAGTCGCGAAGTCTGCCGGAGGAATCGTCGCGCGACTGGACCTGCGCACGCCGTTAACGAGCTGACCGCGCGCGAGCCCGCGACCGCGGCTGCCTACGTTAGCCTGATCGGCGGCTCCCTCACGCGCTTCTTCGTCAGCGCAAACACCGCGTTTGTAGATGAACACCCAAATTTTGGTGTACTTGCATAGCCACCAACGCGCTTGAGCCGGCGATGCTCATCCTCGAGCGCGCGCGGCCGCTTCGCGTCGTCGACCTTGAGCCCGCCGTACTTCCGCCGCCACTTCTACCACGTCTCACGCGAAATGCCGTGGCGGCGTATGAGCTCGCCGGTCTTTCCGCCCGCGGCACTCTCCTACAGAATCGCCGATGATCTGTTCGTCCGTAAAGCGACTCTTGCGCATCGATCCTCCGTAGTGAGGATCGGCAAGAATAGCTGGATCAGAGGGCGGGGGTCACGTCACTACTATGACCCGCAACTCGCTTGCTTCATTTCCGAAGAGGCTACTTTCTACAATTGACAATTCATGCGGACACAGCGTCTGGGCTGGCCACGCATTGGTCGGCCCGGGACAGCGGGCCTACTTCAGAAACCGCCGTTCACGGCCGGCGTCGCGGCGATCCCGATATTCGCGACTGCTCGCGGGTGAGTCGCTCTTAGCTTAAGCTTCGCAGGGTGGTTCGCTGCTGCTAACTACGTTAGCCTGATCGGCAGCTCCCTTACGCGCTTCTTCGTCAACGCAAACACCGCGTTCGCCACCGCCGGCGCGATCGGCGGCGTGCCCGGCTCGCCGATCCCGCCCGGATGCTCGCTGCTCTCCACGATGTGCACGTCGATCTTCGGCGCCTCTCTCATTCGCATCACGGGATAATCCGCAAAGCTGCTCTGCTGCACGCGACCATCCTTGATCGTGATCTCGCCCATGAGCGCAGCCGAGAGCCCGTAGATGATCGCGCTCTCCATCTGCGACTCGACGATGGCGGGATTCACCACGATCCCGCAGTCCACCGCGCACGTCACCCGATGCACGCGCACCTTCTGCGCCTCGAGGCTCACCTCGGCCACCTGTACCACGATCGTGTTACCGAAGCCATCGAGTAGCGCGATGCCGCGGGCGTGCCCGTTAGGCAGCGGTTTCCCCCAGCCAGATTTCTCCGCGGCCAGATTCAGTACCGCCAGCCGCCGCGGGGAGCCGGCGAGCAGGTGACGCCTGAGCTCCACCGGATCCTTGCCGCCCGTTGCCGCCAGTTCGTCCAAGAAACTCTCGACTACGAAGTCCGTGCTCGAGTGCCCAACGGAACGCCACCACCACACGGGCACGGGCGCCTCGGGAATGCCGTACTCTACGTGCATGTTCGGGATCGCGTACGGGAAATCGTCCCCCGTCCCCGACACGGCGTCGCCATCGATGCCCTTTTCCACCGCCTGCTTGCCGTATTGCGCGAGAATCGACGGTGCCACGAACTTGTGCTCCCACGCGACCGGCCATCCATTCGCATCGAGCTTCGCACTCAACCGGTGCAGCGCGGCCGGCCGATAACCATCATGCTGAATGTCGTCGGGCCGGTCGTAAATCACCTTCACCGGCGCGCCGGCAGCCTTCGATGCTTCTACCGCGTCGGTCACGAAGTCGGTTTTCGAACGCCGGCCGAAGCCGCCGCCTAAAAATGTGGTGTGGATCGCAATCTGGTCCTTCGTCAAGCCCGTGATCTGCGCGGCCGTGTCCAACGCACCAGTCTGATTCTGCGTGGGCACCCAGACGTCGCACCCATCCGCCCGCACGTGGGCCGAGCAGTTCATGGGCTCCATCGTCGCGTGCGCCAGATACGGCAGGCGATACTCGGCCTCCACGGTCTTGGCGGGGTCGGCGCTGGCGACACTGCCGCTGTCGCGCACGACAGCCAACGGCTGCGCAAGCCGGTCCTCGAAAATCTTCCAGATGCCGGCCGAGTCGAGCGTCGCGTTAGGCCCGAGGTCCCACTCGACGGCGATTGCGTCGCGCCCCTTGTACGCGGGCCAGTAGCCGTCGGCGAGCACCGCGACGCCGCTCGAGATCTGCACCACCTGCCTAACGCCGGGCTCGGACCTCGCCTTGGCGTCGTCGACATGCGCGACCTTTCCGCCGAACACCGGGCAGCGCTTGACCAACGCGACCAGCATGCCCTGCCGGTGCGCGTCGATGCCGAAATCCGCCGTGCCGCGGGTCTTGGCCGGAGTGTCGACGCGCTTGGTACGCGTGCCGACGATGCGAAATTCCGAGGCTTGTTTGAGCTTCGGTTGGGCCGGTACAGCCAGCTTCGACGCGGCGGAAGCCACCTGTCCGTACGACACCGATCGCTTGGACGCGGCGTGCACGACCGTTCCGCTCTCGGTGCGACACGACGCCGCATCGACACCCCACTGCGCAGCGGCGGCCGTCACCAGCATCTCGCGCGCGGCCGCTCCGGCCGCACGCATCGGATCCCACGAGGTGCGCACCGAGGTGCTGCCGCCCGTGCTCAAGCGGCCGTGCCGCAGCGCGATGAAGGCCGCGGTCACCGGCGCCTGCTCGACGCGCACCTGCTTCCAGTCGGCATCGAGCTCCTCGGCCAAAATCATGGGGAGCGCCGTCATCACGCCCTGGCCCATCTCGGACTTGTCGAAGTAGACGGTGACGGTGTCGTCGGCGCCGATGACGAGCCACGCGTTGGGCGACAGCCCGGCATCATCGCGAGGCCTTTCGCCTAACTTGGTAAGGCGGTCGGCCGAGGGCAGGTAGAGCGCGATCAGCAGTCCGGCGCCCGCGCCGGCGCCGGAGCGCAGAAAGTCGCGGCGGTTGACGGTGCTGGCCATGTCACACCTCCTGCGACGCGCGGTGGATCGCGCTGCGGATGCGATTGTACGTGCCGCAGCGGCAGATGTTGCCGGACATCGCGCGATCGATGTCCTCGTCGGTCGGCTTCGGGTGGGCGGCGAGGAGCGCCGCGGCCGACATGATCTGTCCCGACTGACAGTAGCCGCACTGCGGGACGTCCTCCTCCACCCAAGCCTCCTGCAAGCGGCGGCCATGCTCGTCGGCCAGCCCTTCGATGGTGGTCACCGTACGGCCGGTGGCGGCGGAGATCGGCGTCTGGCACGAGCGGACCGCCCTGCCGTCCAGATGCACGGTGCAGGCGCCGCATTGTCCCATGCCGCAGCCGAACTTGGTGCCCGTTAGACCGATCGAGTCGCGGAGGACCCAGAGGAGCGGGGTATCGGCGGCGACAGTTACGGTCTGCGAGCGCCCATTGACGAGGATGGTGAACGACGGCATGGGGTTCGGGCTCCGATGCGATGTCTGTCTCTTAGTGTAGGGGCGGTGTGCGGTCAACGCTACGGGCTTGGGCGGTTGGGGTCGCTACCGAGGGGCGGCCATGTCGGGCCGCGGCACCGGTTTTCGATTACTGGGAAACACGTCGTACACGCGCGCGCCGAGCCGGCTTTCCGGGGACGATGGCGCGCGGCCAGCACGATCACCGGAGGCTGTGACTATGCGCAGGAGTTCTTGGTTGGCGATCGGCCTCGCGGCGATCCTCGGTGGGATCGTCGCGGGCTGCTCCGAAAGGCCGACGGAGGTGTCGGCGGTGCCGACGGGCAATCGGAGCGCGAGCGGGGACACGATCACCCCGCGTCTCGTTAGACAACTGGCGAAAGGCCGCGGCATCACCCCGCTGCCCCATCCGCCGGTCGTGCGACCCGCGCTGGTGCGGCTCGGCCGCGAGCTGGCGTTCGACAAGATTTTGAGCGGCAACCACGACGTCTCGTGCATGACGTGCCACCTCCCGCGCTACGAGACCGGCGATGGGCGCAGTCTCTCGATCGGATCGGGCGGCACGGGTCTCGGGCCTAACCGCACGCACCCGGATGGCGTGAACATACCGCGCAACGCGCCGCCGCTGTTCAACCTCTATGCGATGCGCCACCTGTTCTGGGATGGCCGCGTCGAGGTCGATGGGCACGGCCACTTCACCACGCCGGCGGGCACGCAGCTCACCACGTCGATGACGCGCGTGTTCGAGTTCGGCGCGCTCTCGGCGCAGCCGATGTTCCCGCCCACCAGCGCGGCCGAGATGCGCGGCTCGTCGGGGAGCGAGCTGTCGGGCTTCACCGACAACGACGCAACGCTGATCTGGGCGGCCCTGATGCGCCGGTTAGGCAAAATCCCCAAGTACCGGCGCATGTTCGAGCGCGCCTATCCGGGCACGCGCTTCGATGACATGAACTTCGCGTACGCTTCGAACGCCATCGCCGGATTCATCGTGAGCGACCTGACGTTCCGCAACACGCCGTGGGACCGGTTCATGGATGGCGACGACCGTGCGCTCACGCAGGCGCAACTGGACGGCGCCGCGGAGTTCCTCACGCTCAAGTGCTCGATCTGCCACAACGGCGCGACGTTCAGCGACGACCAGTTTCACAACGTCGCAGTGCCGCAGATCGGGCCGGGCAAGGGCAACGGCGTCTCCGGCCTCGATGATTTCGGCCGAATGAACGTGACGGGCGACCCGGCAGACCAGTACCGTTTCCGCACTTCGCCGCTGCGCAACGTAGAGCTGACCGGACCCTATGGCCACGACGGCTCGATCATCTCGCTGCGCGATTTCATCGACCACTACAGCAACTCGGACGAGAAGCTGATGGACTACAATCCGGCGCAGTTGATCGCGCCGCTTCAACGGACCGTGTTGGACAACAAGGCGTCCGTGATCGCCGAGCGCGACACGGTCATCCTGGGAGTCGTGCTGACGCCGGAGGTCGAGGACAAGTTGATGAACTACATGTCGGCGCTCACCGACCCGGCGGCACGCAATCTCTCCCGCCTAACGCCAAAGGCGGTGCCGAGCGGCTTGCCGATAGACAAATAAAGGCGGACAGGACGGACAGGCCCGGCCCTGTCCGTCTTGTCCGCCTTTGTCCGTCTTCAGCGTTAGGCGCCCCGCTCCGGCACAGCATGCGTCGGGGACGAGGGCGAACCGGTCGATTCGGACCTTGCGGGCTCATGTACCGTCGGGCATACTGCGTGGTCGTCTCCCCCCTCACGTCGCACTATAGAAGGAGTGTCCCGATGTCGTTCGCACCTCGCCGTCACTGGGTGCTGTCGGCCCTCGCCGTGTGCCTGGCCGCGGGCACCGTCGCGCTCGCCATGCCGGCGCAGAGCGCACCCGCAGACAGCTCGGCCGCTCGCAGCAAGGATGGCAAGCGCCTCTTCGGCAGCGCCGAGGCGCTGCGCGTGGCGCGCGTCTCGGCGCCGCGGTTGTCGCCCGACGGGTCGCGCGTGGCGTACCTCGTCTCGTCGCTCGACATGGACAAGGACAAGCCGGGGAAGACGGTGACGCATCTGTGGGTGGTGCCGGCGACCGGTCCGGCGTCGGGGGCGCGCGAGTACACGCGTGGCGAGAAGAGCGTGGCCGGGACGCGGTGGTCGCCCGATGGAAAGATCATCGCCTTCACGATGGTGGCCGGCGAAGAGAAAGACTCGCATCCGCAGGTCTGGTTCGAGTACGCCGACGGCGGCGAGCCGTGGCAGGTGACGAAGCACAAGGATGGCGTGCGCGGCTTCGAGTTCTCGCCTAACGGGAAGACGCTGCTCTTCATCGCGTCGCCGGCGCCCGATGCCGACCAGGAGAAGCGCCAGAAGCTGCACGACGACGCGGTCGTCGTCGATCACGACCTCAAGTTGGCGCAGCTCTGGACGTGGGATGTCGCGACGGGCGCCGAGCGGCAGATCACGCACGGCGACAACAACGT
This genomic interval from Gemmatimonadaceae bacterium contains the following:
- a CDS encoding cytochrome c peroxidase, whose amino-acid sequence is MRRSSWLAIGLAAILGGIVAGCSERPTEVSAVPTGNRSASGDTITPRLVRQLAKGRGITPLPHPPVVRPALVRLGRELAFDKILSGNHDVSCMTCHLPRYETGDGRSLSIGSGGTGLGPNRTHPDGVNIPRNAPPLFNLYAMRHLFWDGRVEVDGHGHFTTPAGTQLTTSMTRVFEFGALSAQPMFPPTSAAEMRGSSGSELSGFTDNDATLIWAALMRRLGKIPKYRRMFERAYPGTRFDDMNFAYASNAIAGFIVSDLTFRNTPWDRFMDGDDRALTQAQLDGAAEFLTLKCSICHNGATFSDDQFHNVAVPQIGPGKGNGVSGLDDFGRMNVTGDPADQYRFRTSPLRNVELTGPYGHDGSIISLRDFIDHYSNSDEKLMDYNPAQLIAPLQRTVLDNKASVIAERDTVILGVVLTPEVEDKLMNYMSALTDPAARNLSRLTPKAVPSGLPIDK
- a CDS encoding xanthine dehydrogenase family protein molybdopterin-binding subunit, whose product is MASTVNRRDFLRSGAGAGAGLLIALYLPSADRLTKLGERPRDDAGLSPNAWLVIGADDTVTVYFDKSEMGQGVMTALPMILAEELDADWKQVRVEQAPVTAAFIALRHGRLSTGGSTSVRTSWDPMRAAGAAAREMLVTAAAAQWGVDAASCRTESGTVVHAASKRSVSYGQVASAASKLAVPAQPKLKQASEFRIVGTRTKRVDTPAKTRGTADFGIDAHRQGMLVALVKRCPVFGGKVAHVDDAKARSEPGVRQVVQISSGVAVLADGYWPAYKGRDAIAVEWDLGPNATLDSAGIWKIFEDRLAQPLAVVRDSGSVASADPAKTVEAEYRLPYLAHATMEPMNCSAHVRADGCDVWVPTQNQTGALDTAAQITGLTKDQIAIHTTFLGGGFGRRSKTDFVTDAVEASKAAGAPVKVIYDRPDDIQHDGYRPAALHRLSAKLDANGWPVAWEHKFVAPSILAQYGKQAVEKGIDGDAVSGTGDDFPYAIPNMHVEYGIPEAPVPVWWWRSVGHSSTDFVVESFLDELAATGGKDPVELRRHLLAGSPRRLAVLNLAAEKSGWGKPLPNGHARGIALLDGFGNTIVVQVAEVSLEAQKVRVHRVTCAVDCGIVVNPAIVESQMESAIIYGLSAALMGEITIKDGRVQQSSFADYPVMRMREAPKIDVHIVESSEHPGGIGEPGTPPIAPAVANAVFALTKKRVRELPIRLT
- a CDS encoding (2Fe-2S)-binding protein — encoded protein: MPSFTILVNGRSQTVTVAADTPLLWVLRDSIGLTGTKFGCGMGQCGACTVHLDGRAVRSCQTPISAATGRTVTTIEGLADEHGRRLQEAWVEEDVPQCGYCQSGQIMSAAALLAAHPKPTDEDIDRAMSGNICRCGTYNRIRSAIHRASQEV